A region from the Bubalus kerabau isolate K-KA32 ecotype Philippines breed swamp buffalo chromosome 23, PCC_UOA_SB_1v2, whole genome shotgun sequence genome encodes:
- the ABHD11 gene encoding sn-1-specific diacylglycerol lipase ABHD11 isoform X1, giving the protein MLRWARAWTVPYKGIGPSNSSFSRLPVAPSSSQGGTEPRPVPLSYKLLDGEAASPPLVFLHGLFGSKTNFNSIAKALAQQTGRRVLTVDARNHGESPHSPDMSYEAMSKDLQDLLPQLGLVPCVLIGHSMGGRTAMLLALQRPELVERLIAVDISPVETTSSSNFPNYIAAMRAVDMANEASLSGARKLADERLRSVIQSASTRQFLLTNLVEVDGHFVWRLNLDALAQHMDKILDFPALQETYSGPTLFLRGGNSQFLLPSHYPEIRRLFPRAQMQTVPNASHWVHSERPQDFTAAVRSFLA; this is encoded by the exons ATGCTCCGCTGGGCGCGTGCTTGGACGGTTCCCTATAAGGGGATCGGCCCCTCCAATTCGAGCTTCTCCAGACTGCCTGTCGCACCCAGCAGCAGTCAAGGCGGCACCGAGCCGAG ACCGGTGCCGCTTTCCTACAAGCTTCTGGACGGCGAGGCAGCTAGCCCGCCCCTTGTCTTTCTGCATGGGCTCTTCGGCAGCAAAACCAACTTCAACTCCATCGCCAAGGCCCTGGCTCAGCAGACAGGCCGGAGG GTGCTGACAGTGGATGCTCGGAACCATGGTGAGAGCCCTCACAGCCCAGACATGAGCTATGAGGCCATGAGCAAGGATCTGCAAGACCTCCTGCCCCAACTGGGCCTGGTGCCCTGCGTCCTCATTGGCCACAGCATGGGAGGCAGGACCGCCATGCTGCTGGCACTTCAGAGG CCAGAGCTGGTGGAGCGCCTGATTGCCGTGGACATCAGCCCAGTGGAGACCACATCCAGCTCGAACTTTCCAAACTACATCGCAGCCATGAGGGCCGTGGACATGGCGAATGAGGCGTCCCTTTCTGGCGCCCGAAAACTGGCTGATGAAAGGCTCCGCTCTGTTATCCAG AGCGCTAGCACGCGGCAGTTCCTGCTCACCAACCTGGTGGAGGTGGACGGGCACTTCGTGTGGAGGCTGAACTTGGATGCCTTGGCCCAGCACATGGACAAGATCTTGGACTTCCCCGCACTACAAGAAACCTACTCTGGGCCAACCCTCTTCCTCCGGGGTGGAAACTCTCAATTCCTGCT TCCCAGCCACTACCCTGAGATTAGGCGGCTGTTCCCTCGGGCCCAGATGCAGACTGTGCCAAACGCTAGCCACTGGGTCCACAGCGAACGCCCGCAGGACTTCACGGCAGCAGTCCGAAGCTTCCTGGCCTAA
- the ABHD11 gene encoding sn-1-specific diacylglycerol lipase ABHD11 isoform X2, producing the protein MLRWARAWTVPYKGIGPSNSSFSRLPVAPSSSQGGTEPRPVPLSYKLLDGEAASPPLVFLHGLFGSKTNFNSIAKALAQQTGRRVLTVDARNHGESPHSPDMSYEAMSKDLQDLLPQLGLVPCVLIGHSMGGRTAMLLALQRPELVERLIAVDISPVETTSSSNFPNYIAAMRAVDMANEASLSGARKLADERLRSVIQSQPLP; encoded by the exons ATGCTCCGCTGGGCGCGTGCTTGGACGGTTCCCTATAAGGGGATCGGCCCCTCCAATTCGAGCTTCTCCAGACTGCCTGTCGCACCCAGCAGCAGTCAAGGCGGCACCGAGCCGAG ACCGGTGCCGCTTTCCTACAAGCTTCTGGACGGCGAGGCAGCTAGCCCGCCCCTTGTCTTTCTGCATGGGCTCTTCGGCAGCAAAACCAACTTCAACTCCATCGCCAAGGCCCTGGCTCAGCAGACAGGCCGGAGG GTGCTGACAGTGGATGCTCGGAACCATGGTGAGAGCCCTCACAGCCCAGACATGAGCTATGAGGCCATGAGCAAGGATCTGCAAGACCTCCTGCCCCAACTGGGCCTGGTGCCCTGCGTCCTCATTGGCCACAGCATGGGAGGCAGGACCGCCATGCTGCTGGCACTTCAGAGG CCAGAGCTGGTGGAGCGCCTGATTGCCGTGGACATCAGCCCAGTGGAGACCACATCCAGCTCGAACTTTCCAAACTACATCGCAGCCATGAGGGCCGTGGACATGGCGAATGAGGCGTCCCTTTCTGGCGCCCGAAAACTGGCTGATGAAAGGCTCCGCTCTGTTATCCAG TCCCAGCCACTACCCTGA